Proteins from a single region of Mailhella massiliensis:
- a CDS encoding Na+/H+ antiporter NhaC family protein, whose translation MLSPSSAGRVTRGQIITLGLFVCGLAVCVFSGISLLWALGFGLVCFSGYARSVGFSFPVIAALLFQGVRRIANILTIFTLIGMLTGVWRISGTIPMLIDWALSLINPTFFVLWSFLLCATLSSLIGTAFGTVSTLGVVCMLMAHTAGFNETLVGGAILSGIYVGDRCSPMSSSAALICALTHTDIYGNFKRMLRNGAAPFFLTCLGYALLSLPGPEHVMPEGATDALREHFRFHFWVLLPALVILLFGLLRIDVKIAMATSIVCASGAAVFLQGTPLSALLSSMVLGYEAPVGELAMLGGGGIISMATVAAIVALSSSYSALFEKSGLLDSFEYMIERLALRMGAFRATALVGVLTTGLSCNQTLSIILTRQLCAHAQHNRREMAMYLENSVVLLSAVLPWSIAFSMCGLTLQQGPEIIPFALYLWMVPLYWCLRSRDVHQSCPRPLLQFLLAKKKHRD comes from the coding sequence ATGCTCTCCCCTTCCAGCGCAGGCCGCGTCACCCGCGGCCAGATCATCACGCTCGGCCTCTTCGTCTGCGGCCTCGCCGTCTGCGTCTTCAGCGGCATTTCCCTGCTCTGGGCGCTCGGCTTCGGCCTCGTGTGCTTTTCCGGCTATGCCCGCAGCGTGGGTTTCTCCTTCCCCGTCATTGCCGCGCTGCTTTTTCAGGGCGTGCGGCGCATTGCCAACATTCTCACCATATTCACGCTCATCGGGATGCTTACCGGCGTATGGCGCATAAGCGGCACCATTCCCATGCTCATCGACTGGGCGCTTTCCCTCATCAATCCCACCTTCTTCGTGCTCTGGAGCTTTCTCCTATGCGCCACGCTGAGTTCGCTCATCGGCACGGCCTTCGGCACCGTGAGCACGCTCGGCGTGGTGTGCATGCTCATGGCCCATACGGCGGGTTTCAATGAAACGCTGGTGGGCGGGGCCATTTTAAGCGGCATCTATGTGGGCGACCGGTGCTCTCCCATGTCCTCCAGCGCCGCGCTCATCTGCGCGCTCACCCATACCGACATCTACGGCAACTTCAAGAGAATGCTGAGAAACGGAGCCGCGCCCTTTTTTCTGACCTGCCTGGGCTACGCGCTTCTTTCCCTGCCGGGACCGGAACACGTCATGCCCGAAGGCGCGACGGACGCCCTGCGCGAACACTTCCGCTTCCACTTCTGGGTGCTTCTGCCCGCACTCGTCATTCTTCTCTTCGGGCTTCTGCGCATCGACGTGAAAATCGCCATGGCCACCAGCATCGTCTGTGCCTCGGGAGCGGCGGTATTTTTGCAGGGGACGCCCCTCTCCGCCCTTCTTTCCAGCATGGTGCTGGGCTATGAGGCTCCCGTCGGGGAACTGGCCATGCTCGGCGGCGGGGGCATCATCTCCATGGCGACCGTGGCCGCCATCGTGGCGCTTTCCTCCTCCTATTCCGCGCTTTTTGAAAAATCGGGCCTTCTGGACAGCTTTGAATACATGATAGAGCGTCTCGCCCTGCGCATGGGAGCCTTCCGTGCCACGGCGCTGGTGGGGGTGCTGACCACGGGGCTTTCCTGCAATCAGACACTCTCCATCATTCTCACCCGTCAGCTCTGTGCCCATGCCCAGCACAACCGCCGTGAAATGGCCATGTATCTGGAAAACAGCGTGGTGCTTCTTTCCGCCGTGCTGCCGTGGAGCATCGCCTTTTCCATGTGCGGCCTCACGCTGCAGCAGGGGCCGGAAATCATTCCCTTCGCCCTGTACCTGTGGATGGTCCCCCTCTACTGGTGCCTGCGTTCCCGTGACGTGCATCAATCCTGCCCGCGGCCCCTTCTTCAGTTTCTTCTTG
- a CDS encoding LpxI family protein: MAENIGIIAGGGQFPRLVAQQARAAGLGVVICGFQGHTDPDTAKHADAFELLHLGQLGRMISFFQEHHVTRACMAGSISKPKALDFRPDWRAAKILFSLRKKGDDALLRAIMADIEKDGIRIVASADLAPGLRAPRGTLSRRTPTDEEWKDIRYGWPIARSMGAFDIGQCLIVREGMVMAVECLEGTDATIKRGAELGGNGCIAIKMVKPGQDERVDLPSVGLATVRNLVEHHYAVLAIQAEKTLFFDREEALALADEHGLAVVSLPDDFS, from the coding sequence ATGGCAGAAAATATCGGCATCATTGCGGGCGGGGGTCAGTTTCCCCGCCTTGTGGCACAGCAGGCCCGGGCCGCAGGTCTCGGCGTCGTCATCTGCGGCTTTCAGGGGCATACCGACCCGGATACTGCGAAACATGCCGATGCGTTCGAGCTGCTTCATCTGGGTCAGCTCGGCCGCATGATCAGCTTTTTCCAGGAACATCATGTGACGAGGGCCTGCATGGCCGGTTCCATAAGCAAGCCGAAGGCTCTGGATTTCCGGCCCGACTGGCGGGCGGCGAAGATCCTTTTCTCCCTCAGGAAAAAAGGCGACGACGCTCTTTTGCGCGCCATCATGGCCGATATTGAAAAAGACGGCATCCGCATCGTGGCTTCCGCCGATCTCGCGCCCGGCCTTCGCGCTCCCCGGGGCACGCTCAGCCGCCGCACTCCCACCGACGAGGAATGGAAGGACATCCGCTACGGCTGGCCCATCGCCCGTTCCATGGGGGCCTTCGACATCGGCCAGTGCCTCATCGTGCGCGAAGGCATGGTCATGGCCGTGGAATGCCTTGAAGGGACCGACGCCACCATAAAACGCGGCGCCGAACTCGGAGGCAACGGCTGCATCGCCATCAAAATGGTGAAGCCCGGACAGGATGAAAGAGTCGATCTGCCCTCCGTGGGACTTGCCACCGTGCGCAACCTTGTGGAACACCACTATGCCGTTCTGGCCATACAGGCGGAAAAAACGCTGTTCTTCGACAGGGAGGAGGCTCTCGCCCTCGCCGACGAACACGGCCTTGCCGTAGTATCCCTGCCCGACGACTTTTCCTGA